The Siniperca chuatsi isolate FFG_IHB_CAS linkage group LG17, ASM2008510v1, whole genome shotgun sequence genomic sequence gcaggtatgtggacccaaaagcagatgacgaggaagcggaagtagctggatgactaccgtgtttattgttgggtggaatgtaggcaagaacaggcagaggtgagcagacaggtaatgagcagacaaaatccaaaaatggtccaccggagaacaaagaatccaagataacacagtcaagggcttggcaaggaacaacaccatgtgtaacacAATGATCAGacccagaacaaagaaaagaccaagactaaatacccaaggggaggtgagacaacgagacacaggtgcaaacaatcaagggaggaccaacaatcaaaactggagggaaaacacagacaggaagtaaaaacacaagacacacaagggaaggagactactacaaaataaaacaggaagtgtcaacaccaaaactaccacagtaCCCCCCTCTCAAGGGACGGCTCCCAGACGTCCCAAACAAGTCAAAAACGTTCCCTTCTGAAACAAGTTCACAACAGTCCAAATCAAGCcgggtgggtggagggggtccggaggagggattcaagggccaggtgggagacttggggCGGATGGCccggggctggacaggtgcggagctggggacctcgggcggacggcccgggctTGGCAGgtgcggagctgaggacctcgggcggacggcccgggctTGGCAGgtgcggagctgaggacctcgggcggacggcccgggggctggacaggtgcgtaGCTGGGGACCTCAGAGCTGATCTccggaggccggcgacgaacatggagcccttctggaggccggcgacgaacacggagagtcactggaggccggcgacgaagactgagcccttctggaggccggcgacaaacacggagagtcactggaggccggcgacgaagaccgagcccttctggaggccggcgacaaacacggagagtcactggaggccggcgacgaagaccgagcccttctggaggccggtgaCGAAGGccgagcccttctggaggccggcgacgaaggccgagcccttctggaggccggcgacgaagaccGAGAGTCTCTTGAGGCCAATGGCGAGGACTGACCCCTTCTGGAGGCCTGCccatccactcagggaccaatggcgGTACAGCGGGGCTGGGAACCAGCAACGAGACGTCAGGACGGGGAGCCGGCGACTGGATACCAGGGCGTGGAGCCGgcgacggcgggacatcaagacaGGGCGGCGAGGCGGTTGGGCCTGGAGCCGGTAGCAAGgcggctggacatggagccggcTCTGGAgcagggggctgctgcgacccagcagggactggagcaaggggctgctgcgacccagcagggactggagccggcgtggcagcaggacatggcactggcgactggacctccggacatggtgctgtcttcggaacctcaggcctgggagtaaggagctgctgtgatccagccgggaaacgagtcggctgcgatccagccgggaaacgagtcggctgcgatccagcagagagttcagggaactgctgcgatccagccgggaaacgagtcggctgcgatccagcagagagttcagggaactgctgcgatccagcagggggtccagggggctgctgaggtTCGGCGGAGAGTCCAGGGTGCGGCTGATATCCAGTGGCGggggcgaggacagggtgcggctgcgatccggCGGCggcagggtgcggctgcgatccagcggcggcagggtgcggctgcgatccagcggcggaagggaggaatggctggagccatccagcaaagacagggaagaatggctggagccatccagcagagaccgggagcgatggctcctgccatccagcagagaccgggagcgatggctcctgccatccagcagagaccgggagcgatggctcctgccatccagcagagacagggagtggtggagagtgaccggaatctgtaggcgaggtggtgccggctgttgagagctgggtggtgagtcgggagacctgctgggttagctgtgtgatttgggaaaccatggcctttctgctgtctgtcagagtctggAGTAACTGTTCGTGCTGGCTTAGCAGAACCTCTCTGTTAGCCAGTGCTAAGTGGTAGGGTACTACCTCCGGGTCgttacctgctgggtccatgtttggtcggatcattctgtcgtatggcgaggtgctataggcaggtatgtggacccaaaagcagatgacgaggaagcggaagtagctggatgactaccgtgtttattgttgggtggaatgtaggcaagaacaggcagaggtgagcagacaggtaatgagcagacaaaatccaaaaatggtccaccggagaacaaagaatccaagataacaccgtcaagggcttggcaaggaacaacaccatgtgtaacacAATGATCCGacccagaacaaagaaaagaccaagactaaatacccaaggggaggtgagacaacgagacacaggtgcaaacaatcaagggaggaccaacaatcaaaactggagggaaaacacagacaggaagtaaaaacacaagacacacaagggaaggagactactacaaaataaaacaggaagtgtcaacaccaaaactaccacaatTTGAAGCTTTCCAGTCTGGTTTTAGGTAGCACCATAGCGCTGAATCTGCTCTTTTAAAAGTTCACAATGATCTATTGCAAGCAGCAGACAACAGGGGCTATTCTAGTACTCTTAGATCTTAGTGCGACATTTGAAATGGCTGACCACAAGCTGCTTATTACCAGACTTGAACAATGTGGGTTGGGATCAAGGGAACAGCCCTAAAATGGCTAAAAGTTTCTCTGTTAGCATGGGGAATGCTTCTTCCTCCTCGGCCCCCTTTCCCTGTGGGGTTCCTCAGGGCTCTGTTCTTgcatctctcctcttttctctatATATGCTCCCACTGTGTCCCCTCATTAGGAAGCATCCATTGCTTTGCGTACAATACCCAGCTTTACCTCCCGCTAAAATGCCGCAGCCTCTATTTGACTGTTTCCAGGACAGTGAAGACTGGATGTCCCAAAACTTAACTAGATGTTAAATGAACTTAAAACTGAGGTGGTTCTCTTTTGCCCCACCAGCACTCTGTGCGAAGCTCGGCCCACTGTCATCCTTTGAGAAACCACATGCAAATAACCATGGGATGATTTTTGACTCAGcatttaaatttgacaaacagTGGTGGGAGGCAATTTCTTCCAACTGCGAGCCTTAGCCAAAGTAAAACACTTCCTATCATTCCAAGATTGTGAAAAAGTAACCCATGCTTTTATTACCGCTCGCcttgactactgtaactccTTGTGAATAGGAGCAAGTCTTCACACTTCTGCAGTATGTGCAGAACGCTGCTGCGAGGTTTTTAACTGGTTCCCGTAAGCGTAAGGTTCCCGTTCTCCCGTACTTGCCTCCCTCTACTGGCTTCCTCTCAGTTTTAGaatcaattttaaaacattactttttgtaTAAAAAGCACTTTATGGATTGGCTCCCCATCATCTATCTGACCTTTTAACGCCTTATACCTCAATTAGGTCACTCACGTCCACTGACCTGTCATTTCTGGTCCGAAGCTCAGGGGTGACTGTGCCTTCTCAGTTGTGGACCCCAGTCTGTGCCCCACCACATCAGATCTGCCCCCTCGACTAAGTCATTCAAAGCTCAGCTCAAGACCCACCtccttttcttcagcttttagTTGTACCTAAATTGCTATTATTTTATCTTGCTCTCTGCCTGGTTATATGCATGATTGGTTGTTTTCTTCTGCGTatgtattgtaaagcactttggtcagCCCATGTTGTTTTAAACGTGCTATAGAAAGAAATTTGACTCGACTTGacttaaaaggaaaaaagaacatttaagaTTAGAAGCAtcatggctttaaaaaaaacggtatttcagtatttcagttATTTGTAAAAAAGGAAGATAAATGTGTGCAAAGAAAACTcagtatatatgttttttaattaaagaatCCATGGTAAATATATTTACAAGGAATGTACAACACAAGGCACAAGAAGGCATTTTCTCTACTTGAGTCtgagcattttttatttaaaaatatatttttaaaaacaggaagatGTTTAGACTCATCAATAGTGAAGGGCTTTCATTCTAAAAGTTACTGGAAGCAAAACATTATTGGTATCCATTGGTCACATTCAATCCACTAATGTTACAAATCAATCCAGTGTTACCTTTATAAGCAAATACTGTTTagacaaaatatttacagtacatactgcAGCTAGTTATTCTGACTTAAAATATATCGagttaaatgtaaatttcaAACAGCTTTAACCCTTTACTTCTAaccatggatggattactgagcAGGTCTACTGAGCTCAGGCCCAGGTGGAAAGTTGATCAAACGACTACAACAGATGCAAAACAGCTACAGAAAGACTCAACTACAAAGAGGCACGAAACAACTAcgaagagacacaaaacgactacaaagagatacaaacacagctttttctctttcagtccagaggggtggggggtgggggggtcttTTACATGTCTGGGCCCTAAAACATGTCAGGTGAAACTATGTAAATATTGTTCACTGTTGTTTCCAGGTGCTTTGGGTTTCCCCAGTAAAACATACGTGGAGTCCTTCAGCTGTGATGTACCTGTTGATTGAGGAAAAATTACAGTCAGTAGAATTCATAATTCATTTCTGTTCGTGTCATCTACAGTTTTAAAATTAGAGTTGCTATGCGAAAGACTTATACTGTACAATGTGTTCTGGTGACTGTAGAGGTTTTGTAGATGTGCCATTcgctctcctttttttttttttgctgtattaGGAAATACAAACTGTCTCTTTATGTACGTTATTTTAAGGTAACACATTAAATGCCTCCCATCCAACGTAAAAGCTAGCTTCGGATTAAAGTcaccttttttatttccatcagGCTTTGGGTTGCCAATCAAAGAATATGGCGAGTCATTAGTTACAGATGTctacagagaaaaacaataacTGACACTGGTGCAACACAGGTGtacagaacattttaattatCTCCTAATTATGACTAATTAGGAGGAAGTTTTTCCATtctaataatgaaatatatgTCTTGAAATGATGAAACACTTAAACATGGTTAATCATCGACAGGAGACTGAGCCACGATGACacgtttgtttttatttcttccttatCCCAAAATAAAGCCTTTACCCTGTGGTGCTAAACACGAGAGGACACGGACAGTTAAGTTTGTCTGCGTTTCTTTATGGTGGcggagaaatgtttttattacttaCGTGCAAAAGTGGTCATGGGCTGTGCAGCTGTTGGTCCAGCTGAGCTTCCTACACCTGCCAAAGAAAGAAGAGTTAACACGAAACTGGATGTTGAAGACTGAATCATTTCTAAATGCATTACTGTGAATGAAGGtataaaaacattcatataGATAAATACACTTGGTGATAAAACTTTTCAAATTTTCACACGTTGTACAAATTGAGCTTGGAGATATGTCTCTTCAGGCTACCATCTTGGTTTGGACTGAAAAAGTGAGTTGCAACTTGGCAAACAGTTTAAAAATCGTATTTATTGTGCAGTGGATGGAATATTTTTTCGATCCAGATGGACAGAAGAGTTCTGAAGATTCTAGAAATTCCCTTAAACTTGCATTAAGTGTTTCTGGGTTTTTGAAAGACTGGCAGGAATTCGTGTTTCAAAAAAACTTTGCTTTGCTTGCTCTGAGTTTAACTTAAGATCAGTCTTGATCATAATAGAAaaggtaaaatataaaattaatttcttaCCATTTGTAGTTGGAGACACTAATCCATTCAGTATCTCATCATAGATGTATGTTTCTTCATTTCCTGCCACACGAGATTGTGAACatcataatattaataatcCAGCGAATAATCAGTGATTAACTGCTTTAAAGTCTGATGGCAGGCCGACTGTGATTCCATCCAGCTGTGAAAACCAGGGCTGTATTCAAAGAGCTGGATATGATGCCACCACTCAGTGGCCACTCGCAGTACTGCAGCAAAAAAATTCTCAGCAGCCCAAAAAGTGTTTCAACCATAGAActccattataaaagagatgtcTGTGAAACGGTGAAACGGCACACCTCCAACTGTAAACAAGGTCAGTTTTTACTCTTTGTATTAAGTTTCAAGCTGTTGTTATCTGTTGTTGCAAAGTAATGCGTCTGTGGGGCCGAGCAGGCAGGGCCAGGGAGAGAAACACAAATGAGCATGTGCAGTGGGCGAGAAAACCTTTTTGGCTTATGCAGTCAATTCACTGGAGCTGAACGAGCGCCTTCATGGAGTCCAGTTCTTATAATacaaattacaacaaatttAAGCTACAAACTCGGTAAGATTGTgacatttacaatttacagttttcttttattatgAAGCCCCTGAAACTGACGAAAGGCAGTAAACAGTTATcagaaaagtcagaaatgtaACTGAATACATCAAGTTTCACTGTTTATATAGAGACTACATGACGTTTAAATGTGAGAGATGTGCTAGTGAGAGATAATGGAAGAGTAAAAGAagttaaagcagctataaacaatattttacaataatgtgacaatgtaaaaagaggttgctcgtagtgatgaacctacaaatgattatcagctgaatctgcagctcccctcggctttacggagctttaatgtgagtttcagctcactgttcaTCTGTCCGGCTCACAACTTTACTGTCCTGGTTCCCTCTCAGCGCTCTCAGAGCGTCGTTGTCAGAGAAAAGGCTGTAAAAAGCCACTGAACacaacctgctcagcagcaaacagcgaTAATTTATCTTACATTGTATCCAGAATCACTCTGTTTACCATGTATTGTGGTGTAtacatttttaccattttattagGATGTCTGAACTGAACTCTGAATAAATATATGCACCATAGTGCCCAAAAAATCTGTCAGTgatgacacaaaatgatgattgaCTGCTTACTAATGCATAAACTATTGAGTGTCTACAGGAAGTAGTGAATGAATGAACGAGGGAGTGATTGAGATAAAAGTCCAGGTCAGGCTTTATTTACCTCGTCTGTTGGACCTGTGTCTCCTAAAGGACAagacgatgatgatgaggatgaggatgaggacgaggaggaggccGGTAGTTATTCCAAACACCAAACCATGCTGTAGTTGCTGGTCTTCAGGAGCAGCTGGAAGACAAAGTGaaaattcatacaaaaatataacagTACATACAGATATAATGCTTGTCAGATATACAGTAGTAcaacagctgtttctggttaaacacaGGGATCTCGCACTTTAACAAaaagctctctctctgtaggATCCTTTCCACGATGTTATCAGACACGCAGAACagcaatctgagcctgtcagtggcagaAACGAGCACTTTTAGTGAACTTACATTGACGGTGTACAATTGCCCAGAAGGGCCACTGTTTGGGGGGAAAACAATCTGAGATACAGAGAATTTATTCATaatattacaagaaaaaaaatgtatgttttgagaACAAAGTAGTcttttttattagaaaaaagAGCCAGCGAGCCCACTGGCCTTTAATCACTTTCCGGTGCCAGGACTGCGTACTTTAGCTCAGCTGTCTCGAGGTAACCAAATTGTGCTGACTCATACATCATGTAACTGCTTTCATGTTAATATCCTAACATCTCTGATAATAAGGTGCTTATTGGTGAAACCTATAACTTACATGTGTCATCCACATCCCTCACCGACACGCACAGCTCACTGCTCTCACCTGATTACTCCAACAACAGATTCAAATATTCCAACTATTTTTCTCATAATATGTAACATATGCACTAACGTCATCATACCTGTGTTTACCAGCGGTGTTGATGGTGCTGGAAGAGGTGGAGGCGTGGTTCGTCTTGTtgttggaggtggaggtggtgttCGCCTTGTTGTTGGAGGTGAAGGTGGTGTTGATGGTGCTGGAAGAGGTGGAGGCGTGGTTCGTCTTGTtgttggaggtggaggtggtgttgttgttgtagtttttgGTGTTGTCGTCATTGTTGGTGGTACCTTATGACCTTTAGTGAAGGACGgaggaaacaacagagaactGAAGtcatgatgtcacttcctgtctagcctctgtaactcaatgcagtctctcattcagcatttcagtTCCTGAGGTTTACTCTCCATATTCTCAGACAAACCGGCTCCACTTCAACACTTGCTATTAGAAACGGAaacctttgtgattttaacaaagttaaacaacgattactttgtgagcacagaaacaaactacagctcccatgaaaagATCCAAGTCTGGCAGTGTGGAACGTCATCGTAACTTTGTTTCGGCCATTTCCATAAAAATTCATCCAAGTTCTCTTCTAAGATcatttattcaactttttaGCTGTAAACTCTGTTTAAAAACTGTTACAGCATCTGCTAAGTGAAACTAGTTATTTATGCTTTTGTTCATGCTGTACATCCAACATTTAGTAGGAAGACGTGAttatgaaacagagagagaaaacagaaagcagaacaaCTTTATTAAAGTTTGATGTTACCTGATGGGATCACCGTCAGCTCCACAGCCGGTTCATTATTACAGAAGTATCTTCCAGTGTCTGAGACGGCAGCTCTGCGAATGTGAAGTGTCTTATCTGCCAATGAACTGTATCGTCTGCGTGGGTCATTGTGTCTTATATCTCCGTCAGCTTCAACTGTAAGTATGTCAACTTTGTTTCCATTAATCTCTCTGCTCCACGTCACTTTACCCTCCACAGAGTGAGGACATCGCAGAGAGATGGAGGCCTTCTCCCTGAttattttctgctgtatttctgtaaaagaaacacattttcaataaatatgCATGCATTTCAAGAAAAGTAGTATTTCTGCTATTGTGAGGAACGCTCAGATCTATGTTCACCGTTAGAGTCAGAACAACATTAATCTGTATTATACAGTGGATGGACACTGAAGAAGGCCACTGTTATAATTTATACTTAATTAAACGCTGACCCCTGACTATGCTGTCCTCACCAGGCTTGTCCAGAGGCACTTTGACAGTCCAGAGGTAGAATTTTATCGGAGTCAAACTTCATTTCAGTCTAATTTAGTCTAATCCACTTATTTATCGAGAAAGACATGAGCACATGTTTGACAGAGTGGATCCCAAgttataaaatatgttgtttgttgacaCATTCAGATTCAAATGGAGCTTAGCCATCTGTAGTTCAGTTCTGAAGCTGCTCTGTGTGATGTTCAGACCAGAAAGCTTTGACATAAATCGAATTAAATCTCTTTAGAGTTCGTCCACACTAAGTTTAACTTGTAAACTCATCTTTTTCTCCACGTCTCAGCCCTCCGTCCagactaaaatgtttttatcgCCACAAAACAGGTTTTCTGAAAGTGTAGTGTGTGGCCGTAAAGTTAAACAGACGACCTTTAGTCACCTCCAacttctctttcattttcagtgtcaGTGTTCAGTAGCCAAATACACAGCAGAGCTGTTGACATGAAcctgtattaatattaatattataaaattattttatcagcAGCGCAGCAGCTTGAGCATGACTGAGGGTTTGTGGGTCGTGATTAAATAACTATTTCAGACTCGttgaatgaaataaacaataattcAGAAGTTCTTACCTGCAGTGACATTACAGCCCAGAACAAAGGCTAACAGGCAGCTGTAGATCTTCATCCTCGTCCTCATACAGACTGAAATGACTGAGCAGACAAACACTGTTTTATTCTGAGCTGAGAAAAGGAACTCAGCTGCCTGGACGTGTAAACCCCACATTCTCACCtttattttttggtctttttgtggtCGATGAGCACTGATGGATCCTGttgtttaaatatacagtatgatcaCATTTCCCTCACAACTAATTCTGTGCCAGTACAAGACAGAAACTCAAATGACCTTTTGAGCATGTTGTTGAACATGTTAACAAACAGCTGGCtacttccacatccagcagacacagagcaacattagcatcccATTGGAGAGCAGCAATAGCCATCACAGCTGAAAACTGAACTAAACGCAGAGAGCAGACGtgctaaacaacaaaaacaaaaccacattttgagaaaaagttTCCAGCCGCCCACAGAGCTaaccacacatacactgacatcATGCTCTGCTGATGCTGAACTGAAGGAAAACATGCAACTTGTTGTTAGCTGAAAACAGTTTGGTGTGTTGTCTTACACTGGCAGCAAAAAGTGAGCACGGAAAGATCACAGCAGTAAAACAGATGATGTTAACACCTGACACGCATTTTATTCCACTTTGTTAATCTccttttaagatattttaagtCCACAAAACTCTTTTGTAGTTTTTGGAACAATGTGTCCTTGATTTCAAAATGGCTTCTCATTTTAGGCGGCACCCCGATGATTTTGTCAGCTGAAATGAAAACTCTCTGTAGCATATTTTGTTAAATCctataaaatagttttaaaaccaccttgttttaaaatgagaacccTGTAAAAGGGTCATAAACATAAACTTAGTGGCTAGATATTAGTAATATGCTATAGCTAAAGAACACAGACATTATAAAGTATTCTTACTTCTTTATCCGTGTAGAAGACGTGAACATTAAGTGCATCTTGCTAGTATTGCAAGGTGGAGCTAGTTAGTCCTACTATTGTAAGTATGATGAGGAAAATGTAACATCAGACTGTTATTTCGTTCTGACATAAGCTTGTTTGGATGCTAACTCACtatagaaaaacacacttgGACAAACAACAGtggttagatttatgctttattgtgCATATCATATATTTTCcaacagtatgtttcacttttacaacAGTAAAGGTAAATATCAGCTGTGTTGGGCACATGATGCTATCTCGGGTAAGCAGTTTGGCTGGGGGGTGAACTTcccccaaatccaataaagaacgTTAgcttaaactctgatagcattcAGGACCGGCTCCCACGCATGTTTTGTTATCCTAGGATGGCGCCGGAAA encodes the following:
- the LOC122864861 gene encoding myosin tail region-interacting protein MTI1-like isoform X3, translating into MWGLHVQAAEFLFSAQNKTVFVCSVISVCMRTRMKIYSCLLAFVLGCNVTAEIQQKIIREKASISLRCPHSVEGKVTWSREINGNKVDILTVEADGDIRHNDPRRRYSSLADKTLHIRRAAVSDTGRYFCNNEPAVELTVIPSGHKVPPTMTTTPKTTTTTPPPPPTTRRTTPPPLPAPSTPPSPPTTRRTPPPPPTTRRTTPPPLPAPSTPLVNTAAPEDQQLQHGLVFGITTGLLLVLILILIIIVLSFRRHRSNRRGNEETYIYDEILNGLVSPTTNGVGSSAGPTAAQPMTTFARTSQLKDSTYVLLGKPKAPGNNSEQYLHSFT